One Pradoshia eiseniae DNA segment encodes these proteins:
- a CDS encoding VOC family protein, with the protein MKLVFLYHPVDNLMDSLSYYRDTLGFEEAWREGEQAIALQLPGSDVKLLIENDEHDLGAGGVFLVNSVDEFYEEKKDILSFIREPMDIPPGRYAIYKDASGNVMRIIDFANE; encoded by the coding sequence ATGAAATTAGTATTTCTGTATCATCCCGTGGACAATCTAATGGATTCTTTATCGTATTACCGCGATACACTTGGATTTGAAGAAGCCTGGCGTGAGGGGGAACAGGCGATTGCACTCCAGCTGCCTGGATCTGACGTAAAGCTTCTTATTGAGAATGATGAACATGACCTTGGAGCGGGCGGAGTGTTCCTGGTTAATAGTGTGGATGAGTTCTATGAAGAAAAGAAAGATATCCTGTCATTTATAAGGGAGCCGATGGATATTCCGCCAGGCCGGTATGCGATTTATAAGGATGCGTCAGGGAATGTGATGAGGATTATTGATTTTGCGAATGAGTGA
- a CDS encoding DUF5412 family protein gives MPILVLTGLVIAIVLVPLFFILVVNLLKFVIHKKPFPKRLFVATLTGMIFVSSIYIYQTYFFTFDRIDRESMQKGPGPIASPTGRYTADAFYELYGGAAGGVNVWVEVTDHNNQDRTKTIYYSNANSHIGMEWKDEDVLFIQNEDSSNTKSMELNVKEAIYHGTGLACRSLVMIDEYETCYSD, from the coding sequence ATGCCTATACTTGTTTTAACAGGGCTAGTTATTGCTATTGTCCTTGTTCCGCTATTCTTCATTCTAGTCGTGAATTTACTTAAGTTCGTGATACATAAGAAACCATTCCCTAAAAGACTGTTCGTTGCGACGCTGACAGGTATGATTTTTGTCTCATCCATCTATATCTATCAAACATACTTTTTCACCTTTGACAGGATTGACAGAGAGTCGATGCAAAAAGGGCCTGGACCTATTGCTTCACCAACAGGAAGATATACAGCTGATGCGTTTTATGAACTGTATGGCGGCGCTGCAGGCGGAGTGAATGTATGGGTAGAAGTAACTGACCATAACAACCAGGACAGAACTAAAACGATTTATTACAGCAATGCCAACTCTCACATAGGGATGGAGTGGAAAGATGAGGATGTCCTATTCATCCAAAATGAAGACTCAAGCAATACTAAATCCATGGAATTAAACGTGAAAGAGGCAATCTATCATGGCACTGGCCTAGCATGCCGGAGCTTGGTTATGATAGATGAATATGAAACTTGTTATTCGGATTGA
- a CDS encoding phosphotransferase enzyme family protein — protein MNSKNNHEELLSGGNVSNVYRVGDSVRRDVKPGSERIHRLLQHLESNGFEQAPKFLGIDEQNREVLSFIEGEAGNYPLKPYMWSDDSLKEIAKMLRRYHDAVSDFPIGEGWQPIDNTPEPMEVICHNDFAVYNMIFHNGKPAGIIDFDMAAPGPRLWDIAYALYTCVPLSRLHHTESGEAVYYDAVKDAERIKERIRLFFEAYGVKGIEKVFLEMVLLRVEGLCKIMKRKAGEGDRAFQRMIDEGHYDHYQEDLRFIREHGEEWV, from the coding sequence ATGAATAGTAAAAACAATCATGAAGAACTGTTGTCAGGCGGGAATGTCTCAAACGTCTATCGCGTTGGTGATTCAGTTCGCCGGGATGTAAAGCCAGGCAGCGAAAGAATCCATCGACTATTGCAGCATTTAGAAAGCAACGGGTTCGAGCAGGCACCGAAATTTTTGGGAATCGATGAACAGAATCGTGAGGTCTTATCGTTTATCGAAGGAGAAGCAGGGAATTATCCGTTAAAACCTTATATGTGGTCGGATGACTCACTAAAGGAAATCGCGAAAATGCTACGTCGCTATCATGATGCCGTGAGTGACTTCCCGATTGGAGAGGGCTGGCAGCCAATTGACAACACACCAGAGCCGATGGAAGTTATCTGTCATAATGATTTCGCTGTCTATAACATGATTTTTCATAACGGAAAGCCAGCCGGCATCATTGATTTCGACATGGCTGCGCCCGGACCGAGGCTTTGGGATATCGCCTATGCCCTATACACATGCGTCCCTTTAAGCAGGCTTCATCACACGGAATCGGGTGAGGCGGTTTATTATGATGCGGTAAAGGATGCGGAGCGGATAAAAGAAAGAATTCGCTTATTCTTTGAAGCTTATGGGGTGAAGGGAATTGAAAAAGTTTTTTTGGAGATGGTGCTGCTGCGCGTAGAAGGTTTGTGTAAAATCATGAAAAGGAAGGCCGGAGAAGGGGACCGAGCATTCCAACGGATGATTGATGAAGGACATTATGACCATTATCAAGAGGATCTCCGGTTCATTCGTGAACATGGGGAGGAGTGGGTTTAA
- a CDS encoding multidrug effflux MFS transporter → MNNKTASKPTFLFIVIMSGLAAFGPLAIDMYLPALPTVKNELGATTSAAQLTLTFFMIGLAIGNVVIGTISDSIGRKKPLVISMVIFTAASLMCAIAPNIETLMICRFIQGFSGGAGVVISRAIASDLYQGRELTKFLATLMLVNGAAPILAPILGGFILSFTTWRILFGILVLFGVLMVLGTAFKVQETLPAERLGKVQFSSILQDYKQLVTTSTFIVPGLIQGFTFALFFGYLSASPFIIQNLYQFTPQQYSYVFACLGTGLIIMAQLTGRLVDYIDSLTLLRIYTGSQIVGATITVFALYQGYSIWLVILGFFFMVAPVAGIGTISFTLAVSGQKKGGSASSLIGLLQYFVGGIVTPLVGLKGEYSAEPYMLLLIVVSVILIGLHIINYRVFKKEAKGQ, encoded by the coding sequence TTGAATAACAAGACTGCTTCAAAACCAACGTTTTTATTTATTGTCATCATGAGCGGGCTGGCTGCGTTCGGGCCGTTAGCGATTGATATGTATTTGCCTGCCTTGCCAACGGTCAAGAATGAATTAGGTGCGACGACATCTGCTGCGCAGCTGACATTGACCTTCTTCATGATTGGCCTTGCGATTGGAAATGTAGTGATTGGGACCATATCCGATAGCATTGGCCGCAAAAAGCCATTGGTCATTTCAATGGTGATTTTTACAGCCGCATCTCTTATGTGTGCGATTGCCCCTAATATTGAAACATTAATGATCTGCCGTTTCATCCAGGGGTTTAGTGGCGGTGCAGGGGTGGTCATTTCACGCGCGATTGCGAGCGATCTCTACCAAGGGAGAGAGTTGACGAAATTTCTGGCGACGCTCATGCTGGTGAATGGGGCCGCGCCGATTTTAGCGCCAATTTTGGGCGGCTTCATCTTGTCCTTTACAACATGGCGCATTCTCTTCGGTATTTTAGTGTTATTTGGGGTTTTGATGGTGCTCGGTACAGCCTTTAAGGTTCAGGAAACTTTGCCTGCCGAGAGACTTGGCAAGGTTCAGTTCTCCTCTATTTTGCAGGACTACAAGCAGCTCGTCACCACATCAACGTTTATCGTTCCAGGTTTGATTCAAGGGTTTACGTTTGCCCTTTTCTTCGGCTATTTATCTGCTTCACCATTCATTATCCAAAACCTGTATCAGTTTACCCCTCAGCAATATAGCTATGTCTTTGCCTGCCTCGGGACTGGCCTCATTATCATGGCTCAATTAACAGGAAGGCTGGTTGATTACATCGATAGCTTAACCTTATTGCGGATTTATACAGGCTCTCAAATTGTCGGCGCTACGATTACAGTGTTCGCGCTATACCAAGGCTATAGCATATGGCTAGTTATCCTAGGATTTTTCTTTATGGTGGCCCCGGTCGCAGGGATAGGTACCATTAGTTTCACACTTGCCGTAAGCGGACAGAAAAAAGGCGGCAGTGCCTCCAGTTTAATTGGACTCCTGCAATACTTCGTCGGTGGAATTGTCACACCACTTGTTGGGTTGAAAGGGGAATATAGTGCGGAGCCGTACATGTTATTATTGATTGTTGTTTCCGTTATTTTGATTGGTTTACATATCATTAATTACCGGGTTTTTAAGAAAGAAGCAAAAGGGCAATGA
- a CDS encoding TIGR02679 domain-containing protein, which produces MSPTEEAISYFKGRAGFSRLFLKFADRIESLGGVGGTVALTNLTEQEKIVLRNWFQKDYATKKSVQISLKKFEDKFQDTKFEGASLFDVVEGVIGRQLVFKKDKQYESESLKRRFFEELKDRYNTAYTSILTASILAKDSITLGFTAAYNRNEFNSIEKIYKALSMLPLEKPLRLPLFAEQVTGNPHGLDNDSKLISALQLIRAELHGGEVQRSLNAEYINQLLFEFGIMKDDITNYVSLYGFIGERNEQKLGSWEESFKEGSVRNEPLREIVKLEKIYPIKKGSPVFVLENSGVFSSVIDEIEGLPVSVICTHGQIKLAAFQVIKKLVEQGCQIYYSGDFDPEGISIACSLARRYPENVHYWRYSVEDYLNSLSEVELDASRLQKLNNIQDERLSSLLKQIEETRKAAYQEKQISALVKDIKEKQTGIQTGITFLGKKFEQ; this is translated from the coding sequence GTGTCACCTACAGAAGAAGCCATTAGCTACTTTAAAGGGAGAGCGGGATTTTCCCGCCTCTTTTTGAAATTCGCTGACAGAATCGAAAGCCTAGGAGGTGTTGGTGGAACTGTCGCACTAACCAACCTAACCGAACAAGAAAAGATAGTCTTACGAAATTGGTTTCAAAAAGACTACGCAACAAAAAAAAGCGTACAAATCTCCTTAAAGAAATTTGAGGATAAATTCCAAGACACTAAATTCGAGGGAGCATCATTGTTTGATGTAGTTGAAGGAGTTATCGGAAGGCAACTGGTCTTTAAGAAGGACAAACAATATGAAAGTGAATCGCTTAAAAGGCGATTTTTTGAGGAGTTGAAAGATAGATACAACACAGCGTACACTTCTATCTTAACTGCTTCTATCTTAGCAAAAGATTCTATTACATTAGGGTTTACAGCTGCTTACAATAGAAACGAATTTAATAGCATTGAGAAGATTTATAAAGCCTTATCTATGCTACCGTTGGAGAAACCTCTAAGACTGCCTTTATTCGCTGAACAGGTAACAGGCAACCCGCACGGTTTAGATAACGACAGCAAGCTAATCAGTGCGTTACAGCTGATCAGAGCAGAGTTACACGGTGGGGAGGTACAAAGGTCTCTGAACGCGGAATACATCAACCAATTGTTATTTGAATTCGGCATAATGAAAGATGATATTACTAACTATGTATCCCTCTATGGGTTTATTGGGGAGCGGAACGAACAGAAACTCGGCTCGTGGGAAGAGTCGTTCAAGGAAGGCTCTGTACGCAACGAACCTCTTAGAGAGATTGTGAAACTGGAAAAGATATACCCCATTAAAAAAGGCTCTCCGGTGTTTGTATTGGAGAACTCAGGCGTATTTTCTAGCGTGATAGACGAAATTGAGGGGTTACCAGTATCCGTTATCTGTACACACGGACAAATCAAATTGGCCGCATTTCAGGTTATTAAGAAACTTGTGGAGCAAGGTTGCCAGATTTATTATTCCGGCGACTTCGATCCAGAAGGAATATCCATTGCTTGTTCATTGGCTAGGAGATATCCAGAAAACGTTCATTATTGGAGATATTCCGTAGAGGATTACTTAAACAGTCTATCGGAGGTTGAATTGGATGCTTCAAGGTTACAAAAGCTGAATAATATTCAAGACGAAAGACTCTCCTCGTTACTGAAACAAATCGAAGAAACTCGAAAGGCTGCTTATCAGGAAAAGCAAATAAGTGCTTTAGTCAAAGATATAAAAGAAAAACAAACAGGTATACAAACAGGAATCACCTTTTTGGGGAAGAAGTTTGAACAATGA
- a CDS encoding TIGR02680 family protein translates to MKGYQTETNKWQMNLAGVLNYWYYTYELFPFENGHLLIRGSNGSGKSVTTQSFLPLLLDGNKEPSRLDPFGSRSRKMIDYIFGENPDVSEKTSYLFLEYKKKHTEEYITTGIGFNAKKDSDDYKSWYFVIKNKRVGKDFNLFKYQLDESGEKVMVPFSQKELENYVDREKCGYVKVKQREYAELVNKYIYKFESLEDYLEMINLVVRIRTPKLSNDLEPNKIYQILESSLPELTLNDLRSLTETIQNIDLHNQRLEKLKEDHQLIKRLTNKYQEYNRSVLTFRATDYARTIDKQKNAEQEHKKAEKELEKTKKQLSGILEEIHSLELEQKKLKERLKTFEDNDVRKAQRKLNELKPQIAAKGAALEKQNNNLLNKEDAQKRLDASLKGKNDELYSFEKKNVLYLEELDEIAEEIDFNGHRLNRDNYTHKFDIGEDPTLAAEQWRTNLDTHIKEINGIVKLLHQEIYLKKSLEDRKAALSELDEDIKEFEKKISKLQNDLEEEIDLFNQSIMKWNDTNQVFTLEKEQLNRLITTLNGLEEDSTLYDVKSLIDTFYNEIKQELFRTKTELTYKLDSLKKETKDKKAELEQVKSKQDPEPTRNEQTVATRKELTKRKIPFVPFYEAVEFKGNMTDDEKERIESSLAEMGILDGLIVANTFAGEVTESDSILLPQELKEDVKTLDEYLDICLPKDMQSLQAEVEAILKSISIEEVFEGTYVTTFGSYQHGVVKGFAAYQKSANFIGKEARKQYKEKLIAALEEEIALLNSRQEELFLALEQIDNSTKQLNKEKYQFPSTKVLKGISEQIDSFTREIKSINNQKERVEITLQKARTEYNEIYSNLINQTKHHKLKANLEAYETASTECNNYLRTLENLRMNGLNYVSKKNEIKSINEQLEDLEMDLDNLRYSCNQIEREKRLLEETAKQLQEYLDREGIDDIERELKAAEDRLAEIPTEMTGKSEKKGELKSLIPQLTHEVSEKLSSIDFYKQLVKVRGDIFVAEVNKKFYEVFDRETLSNEEDIDTLCNLVIEELGKNTYQDVHKLQDELNVELRETTIKGLGDFHPSSRKEEFHLPDIQDEGVELFAKELDELQLTNQRTIISLMYDGKTTSPMVVQNDMVEQIELLQSILRSEDEKMYKEIIMDKIGERIRELISKAQKWKAEINRLMGERNTSNDLRLSVEWKPKEAKETDEMKTSQLINLLQRDPDTLKDTDYRRLTKHFTSKIQTAKDIYEQNEDGKKSLESVIKEVLDYRKWFEFKLFYKKGEDDRKELTKNRYNALSGGERALSMYIPLLSALFSKYGSASKEAPYVISMDEAFAGVDDKNIRDMFKLMEDLQLNYILNSQALWGDYDTVDSLSIAEILREKNSKDVIVMLYKWDGERRTEVELDEPEQKEQEDVIEPSSEQVELFELL, encoded by the coding sequence ATGAAAGGATATCAAACGGAAACGAATAAATGGCAAATGAATTTAGCAGGCGTACTGAATTATTGGTATTACACATATGAACTATTCCCTTTTGAAAATGGACATCTACTTATCAGAGGTTCCAATGGTTCAGGAAAGTCCGTTACAACCCAGAGCTTCTTACCTTTATTATTAGATGGTAATAAGGAACCAAGCCGGTTAGACCCTTTTGGTTCTCGCTCCAGGAAAATGATCGATTACATTTTCGGTGAGAATCCAGATGTATCCGAAAAAACAAGCTATCTATTTTTAGAATATAAAAAGAAACACACTGAAGAATACATAACTACAGGTATCGGCTTTAACGCCAAAAAAGACAGCGACGATTATAAGAGTTGGTATTTTGTTATCAAGAATAAGCGCGTGGGCAAAGACTTCAACCTGTTCAAATATCAACTTGACGAGAGCGGCGAAAAAGTAATGGTCCCATTTAGCCAGAAAGAACTAGAAAACTATGTAGACCGAGAAAAATGCGGGTATGTAAAAGTCAAGCAACGTGAATATGCAGAGTTGGTCAATAAGTACATATACAAGTTCGAGTCATTAGAAGATTACTTAGAAATGATTAACCTAGTGGTGAGAATCCGTACTCCCAAACTATCGAACGATTTAGAGCCGAATAAAATCTATCAAATTCTAGAGAGTTCTCTGCCGGAATTGACGCTAAATGACTTACGTTCCTTAACAGAGACCATTCAAAATATCGACTTACATAATCAACGCTTGGAAAAGCTCAAGGAAGACCATCAGCTAATAAAACGACTGACCAATAAATATCAAGAATATAACCGTTCCGTGCTAACCTTCAGAGCGACAGATTATGCTAGAACTATAGACAAACAGAAGAATGCTGAACAAGAACATAAGAAAGCAGAGAAGGAATTAGAGAAAACCAAAAAACAATTAAGCGGCATCTTAGAGGAAATTCATTCCTTAGAATTGGAACAAAAGAAGTTGAAAGAAAGACTTAAAACCTTTGAAGATAACGATGTACGGAAAGCTCAAAGGAAGCTTAATGAGCTAAAACCCCAGATAGCAGCTAAAGGCGCAGCTTTAGAGAAGCAAAATAACAATTTACTAAATAAAGAGGATGCTCAGAAGCGTTTGGATGCCTCATTAAAAGGTAAAAACGATGAATTATACAGTTTCGAGAAGAAAAATGTACTTTACCTTGAGGAATTGGATGAAATCGCAGAGGAAATTGACTTCAATGGACATCGTTTAAACCGTGATAACTATACACATAAATTTGACATTGGAGAAGACCCGACCCTTGCTGCTGAACAATGGAGAACGAATTTAGACACCCACATCAAGGAAATAAATGGAATTGTAAAACTGCTCCATCAAGAAATCTACCTAAAAAAGAGCTTAGAGGATAGAAAAGCTGCATTAAGCGAACTGGATGAAGATATCAAAGAGTTTGAGAAAAAAATCTCCAAGTTACAAAATGATTTAGAAGAAGAAATCGATCTGTTTAATCAATCCATTATGAAGTGGAATGACACAAACCAGGTGTTCACATTAGAAAAAGAGCAACTGAACCGCTTAATCACCACCTTAAATGGTTTAGAAGAAGATAGCACCCTTTACGATGTTAAGAGTTTAATAGATACCTTTTACAACGAAATCAAGCAGGAATTGTTTCGTACCAAAACCGAGCTTACCTACAAACTCGATTCATTGAAGAAGGAAACCAAAGACAAAAAAGCAGAATTGGAACAAGTGAAAAGCAAACAAGACCCCGAGCCGACTAGAAATGAACAAACTGTAGCAACTCGTAAAGAATTGACCAAACGCAAAATTCCATTTGTACCGTTTTATGAAGCTGTAGAATTCAAAGGTAATATGACGGACGATGAAAAAGAACGCATCGAGTCCTCTTTAGCTGAAATGGGCATTTTAGACGGCTTAATCGTGGCGAATACTTTTGCTGGCGAAGTCACTGAATCAGACTCCATTTTACTTCCTCAAGAGTTAAAAGAGGATGTAAAAACATTAGATGAATACCTTGATATCTGCTTACCGAAAGATATGCAATCGTTACAAGCGGAAGTAGAAGCCATCTTAAAGAGCATTTCCATCGAAGAAGTGTTTGAAGGAACATATGTCACAACGTTTGGTTCATACCAACACGGTGTAGTCAAAGGGTTTGCTGCTTATCAAAAATCAGCTAATTTCATTGGGAAAGAAGCGCGAAAACAATACAAAGAAAAGTTGATTGCTGCCCTTGAAGAAGAAATCGCTTTACTGAACTCCAGACAAGAGGAGCTATTCCTTGCATTAGAGCAGATTGACAATTCAACCAAACAACTGAACAAAGAAAAGTATCAATTCCCTTCTACCAAAGTATTAAAGGGGATATCTGAACAAATTGACTCTTTTACCAGGGAGATAAAGTCAATTAACAATCAAAAAGAGCGCGTTGAAATAACACTTCAAAAGGCGCGTACAGAGTACAACGAAATCTATAGCAATTTAATCAACCAAACAAAGCACCACAAGTTAAAAGCGAACCTTGAAGCTTATGAAACAGCTTCTACGGAATGCAACAACTATTTAAGAACCTTAGAGAATTTGCGGATGAACGGTTTGAATTATGTCTCTAAGAAAAACGAAATCAAGTCAATCAATGAGCAACTTGAGGACCTTGAAATGGATTTAGACAATCTCAGATATTCTTGTAATCAGATTGAGCGCGAGAAACGATTGCTTGAAGAAACAGCCAAACAACTACAAGAATACTTAGACCGAGAAGGCATTGATGATATTGAACGCGAACTCAAGGCCGCAGAAGACCGGTTAGCGGAGATTCCAACGGAAATGACAGGAAAATCCGAGAAAAAAGGTGAATTAAAAAGTTTAATTCCTCAGTTAACCCACGAGGTGTCGGAAAAGTTATCTTCAATTGATTTTTACAAGCAGTTAGTGAAAGTCAGAGGAGATATCTTTGTGGCCGAAGTGAACAAGAAATTCTACGAAGTGTTTGATCGAGAAACATTATCAAACGAGGAAGACATCGACACACTTTGCAATTTGGTGATAGAAGAGTTAGGCAAAAACACGTATCAAGATGTCCACAAACTTCAAGATGAATTGAATGTTGAGCTAAGAGAGACCACCATTAAAGGGTTAGGTGATTTCCATCCTTCTTCCAGAAAAGAAGAGTTTCATTTACCTGACATTCAGGATGAAGGAGTTGAATTATTCGCCAAAGAATTGGATGAACTACAATTAACAAACCAACGGACCATCATTTCCTTGATGTATGACGGAAAGACCACATCCCCAATGGTTGTACAGAACGATATGGTGGAACAAATTGAACTCCTTCAATCTATATTACGTTCAGAAGACGAAAAGATGTACAAGGAAATCATAATGGATAAAATCGGGGAGCGGATTAGAGAACTAATCAGTAAAGCTCAAAAGTGGAAAGCAGAAATTAACCGCTTAATGGGCGAGCGCAACACGTCCAACGACTTAAGATTGTCTGTCGAATGGAAACCGAAAGAAGCGAAGGAAACGGACGAGATGAAAACGTCTCAACTTATCAATCTTCTCCAAAGGGATCCTGATACGTTAAAGGACACCGATTATAGAAGACTAACGAAGCATTTCACTTCCAAAATTCAAACTGCTAAAGACATTTATGAGCAAAACGAAGATGGAAAGAAATCATTGGAATCAGTAATCAAGGAAGTTCTCGACTATCGTAAATGGTTCGAATTTAAGCTGTTCTATAAAAAGGGAGAAGATGACCGAAAAGAACTGACGAAGAACCGCTACAACGCCCTTAGCGGTGGGGAACGCGCCTTATCAATGTATATCCCACTATTATCCGCTCTGTTCTCGAAATATGGTTCTGCATCCAAAGAAGCACCTTATGTTATTTCAATGGACGAAGCCTTTGCAGGCGTAGACGATAAAAACATTCGGGATATGTTTAAGCTAATGGAAGATTTACAACTGAATTATATCTTGAACTCTCAAGCTCTATGGGGTGATTACGACACAGTAGATAGCCTGTCTATTGCTGAAATCTTGAGAGAAAAGAATTCAAAAGACGTTATTGTAATGTTGTATAAGTGGGACGGAGAACGTCGAACAGAAGTGGAACTAGACGAACCAGAACAAAAAGAGCAGGAAGATGTCATTGAACCATCTTCTGAACAAGTTGAACTATTTGAACTGCTATAA
- a CDS encoding TIGR02678 family protein, which produces MSDKEQFRAGVTALLENFWIQKRTHPAEYMNIKRNQKAIQKYFVENFGYRLYAGIDLYKLEKIPYRTEKWMGIQGDTLGFKEPMDYSIFAAILAYLEDKAKDDLFLVSTLVENVKNFFDDQIEVRWENYQHRLSFCRAMKYAQAMDLVECLEGEIDKYKTDGKEEILYRPTMNSKYFMRYFSKPVQEFQNVNEMLEDSWKIPGEEPTARMNLQALNRRLFFSPVVYRHELTDEEKRYLSLQTHRMVENIPENTHFELEVYKNELLLVSKEKNLTGQQHPNLKTISDVVLQFSALLKAKVKELGDEQLPDFEYSIGKEVFEKWIEELQDEFGHGWSKNYREQEPVELAESVLDYLIDWKFADYDKQTYSVILYPPAVRIGGTFPRDYLFQRYFVRRIKEMGFFVEGDHYLSMDLFREIVDTFNKDNKDSKMTVKTSLDAIEKYVLSKDDDFIALDEEKIVTTKGA; this is translated from the coding sequence ATGTCAGACAAAGAACAATTTAGAGCGGGCGTAACAGCCCTGCTTGAGAACTTTTGGATTCAGAAACGGACACACCCCGCTGAATATATGAACATTAAGCGAAATCAAAAAGCCATCCAAAAATACTTTGTAGAGAACTTCGGATATCGACTTTACGCAGGAATCGATTTATATAAGTTGGAGAAGATTCCTTACCGTACTGAGAAGTGGATGGGGATACAAGGGGATACACTAGGGTTTAAAGAACCGATGGACTATTCAATTTTTGCCGCGATTCTTGCTTATTTAGAAGATAAAGCAAAAGACGATTTATTTTTAGTAAGTACGTTGGTTGAAAACGTGAAAAACTTTTTCGATGACCAAATAGAAGTAAGATGGGAGAACTATCAGCATCGTTTATCCTTCTGCAGAGCAATGAAATACGCCCAAGCAATGGACCTTGTGGAATGCTTAGAAGGAGAGATAGATAAATACAAAACGGACGGAAAAGAGGAAATTTTGTATCGGCCGACGATGAATTCAAAATACTTTATGCGGTATTTCTCCAAACCTGTCCAAGAATTTCAGAATGTGAACGAAATGTTGGAGGATAGTTGGAAGATACCTGGCGAAGAGCCTACCGCAAGGATGAATTTACAAGCATTAAACAGACGATTATTCTTCTCCCCGGTGGTCTATAGACACGAACTAACGGACGAGGAAAAGAGATATCTATCTTTACAGACTCATCGTATGGTTGAAAACATACCGGAAAATACCCATTTTGAATTAGAAGTTTATAAGAATGAATTATTGCTAGTCTCCAAAGAGAAGAACCTCACAGGACAGCAGCACCCTAACCTTAAAACCATCTCAGATGTCGTCTTACAATTCTCTGCTTTGCTCAAAGCAAAGGTGAAGGAACTAGGCGATGAACAACTTCCAGACTTCGAATATTCGATAGGGAAGGAAGTATTCGAAAAATGGATTGAGGAATTACAAGACGAGTTTGGTCACGGTTGGAGCAAAAACTACAGAGAGCAGGAACCAGTTGAGCTCGCGGAAAGCGTGTTGGATTACTTAATTGATTGGAAGTTTGCCGATTACGATAAACAAACCTATTCGGTCATTCTCTATCCGCCAGCGGTACGAATTGGAGGAACATTCCCACGGGACTACCTATTCCAACGATACTTTGTAAGAAGAATTAAGGAGATGGGTTTCTTTGTGGAAGGAGACCATTACCTATCAATGGACCTATTCAGAGAAATCGTGGACACGTTTAACAAGGACAACAAAGATTCTAAAATGACTGTTAAAACCTCATTGGATGCAATCGAAAAGTATGTCTTATCGAAAGATGATGATTTTATAGCATTGGACGAAGAAAAAATAGTAACAACAAAAGGAGCATAA